The Staphylothermus marinus F1 genome has a segment encoding these proteins:
- a CDS encoding B12-binding domain-containing radical SAM protein, whose product MKVLLTLPPEVHKLEIYKVTGMSAPPLGLAYIGAVLENAGHKVKIIDSPTLKISFQDWISEVKSWDPDIVGISMLTPLAPKGYVAAKLVKEELGNDVIVIAGGPHPTYMYEEALSNNIDIVVRGEGEYTTLELVNAIEKHGLNKNVLKNIKGIAFRDYSGKVVVTPPRPFIQNLDELPWPARHLLPMDKYTLFSKPIRIAHVMASRGCPYGCIYCITSYFWGRRIRFRSAKNVADEVEFLVNKYKANHIAFSDDDLVINKRFVREFIDEIKKRGLDITFSCGSRVNHINKEILKTLYDNGCTALYFGVESASQETLDRIGKRITLEQAERVFKWVKELKGFALGSFILGFPWETIDDMKKTVDFAIKLDPDYVQFTALTPYPGTPLFEYAKKHNLIEDWNWEHYTTVKPVMRGFHFTRKELGKMIKYAYRKFYLRSKFIIRELKAGRLKDLSGILMREIFSWMRDKIYEFLRWK is encoded by the coding sequence TTGAAAGTACTGTTAACTCTACCGCCAGAAGTACATAAGCTTGAAATATACAAGGTCACTGGTATGAGTGCTCCTCCTCTGGGCTTAGCATATATTGGTGCAGTTCTCGAAAATGCAGGTCATAAAGTAAAAATAATAGATTCTCCAACTCTCAAAATAAGTTTCCAAGACTGGATTAGCGAGGTTAAGTCTTGGGATCCCGATATTGTTGGTATATCTATGCTAACCCCTCTAGCACCTAAAGGATATGTTGCAGCTAAACTTGTAAAGGAGGAGTTGGGCAATGATGTAATAGTCATAGCTGGTGGTCCTCATCCAACATATATGTATGAGGAAGCACTTAGTAATAATATAGATATCGTTGTTAGAGGTGAGGGCGAATATACTACGTTAGAACTCGTTAATGCTATTGAGAAACACGGGTTAAACAAGAATGTTTTGAAGAATATAAAAGGTATAGCGTTTAGAGATTATTCCGGTAAAGTTGTTGTAACTCCTCCTAGACCATTTATACAAAACCTAGATGAGCTTCCATGGCCTGCGAGGCACCTGCTCCCAATGGATAAGTATACGCTTTTCAGTAAACCTATAAGGATAGCACATGTAATGGCTAGTAGAGGATGCCCATATGGATGCATATATTGTATAACAAGTTATTTCTGGGGACGCAGAATAAGGTTTAGATCAGCAAAGAATGTTGCTGATGAAGTAGAGTTCCTGGTGAACAAGTATAAAGCTAACCATATAGCGTTTAGCGATGACGACTTAGTTATTAATAAGAGATTCGTGCGTGAATTCATAGATGAGATTAAGAAGAGAGGACTGGATATAACGTTCTCATGTGGTTCCAGAGTTAACCATATAAATAAGGAGATCCTCAAAACCCTCTACGATAATGGTTGTACAGCACTATACTTCGGTGTAGAATCAGCTAGTCAGGAAACACTGGATCGTATAGGTAAGAGAATAACTCTCGAACAAGCTGAGAGAGTGTTTAAATGGGTTAAGGAGCTTAAAGGCTTCGCTCTAGGATCATTCATACTAGGATTTCCATGGGAAACAATTGATGATATGAAGAAAACAGTTGATTTCGCAATAAAACTTGATCCAGACTATGTACAGTTCACAGCATTAACACCATATCCCGGAACACCACTCTTTGAATATGCTAAAAAACATAATTTAATAGAGGATTGGAATTGGGAACACTATACCACTGTTAAACCCGTTATGAGAGGTTTCCACTTCACAAGGAAAGAACTTGGAAAGATGATCAAGTATGCTTATCGTAAATTCTATCTAA
- a CDS encoding DMT family transporter: protein MTSMLNARYWNICYYVGRHGLKFSIDNLSENSPINISRIAFYALVFTIIFLSISVASILVLLSKASAVACAFWRTFLSAIILWFMKLLLNRSWIGLRDYKVLSLIVLSGVFLAAHFLFWMESLFLVPVAVSTTIVVSYPLFSLVVDKIIYNERIYRIQYIGLIMGFIGIALFMEPRLIDGYSIYGVILALLGAVAATGYFSIGRRVRKIVDLLEYTTIAYSSAAITLLIYSLISGANLIHYGLNSYVYFFLLAIIPMLGGHTLLNYVLKYIKTSSATSIALGEPVGASILAYIFLGQIITTIQIFLIILVLSSIILVLYPDIRNVTEEK from the coding sequence ATGACATCAATGTTAAATGCTCGATACTGGAATATATGCTACTATGTGGGAAGACATGGTTTGAAGTTCTCAATAGATAACTTATCTGAAAACTCTCCAATAAATATTAGTAGAATTGCTTTTTATGCATTAGTTTTTACCATAATATTTCTAAGTATATCTGTTGCATCAATACTTGTACTACTCTCTAAAGCATCAGCAGTAGCTTGTGCTTTTTGGAGAACGTTCTTATCAGCTATTATTTTATGGTTTATGAAGTTATTGTTGAATAGATCATGGATTGGTTTAAGAGACTATAAGGTTTTATCTCTCATTGTATTATCCGGTGTTTTTCTTGCTGCTCATTTTCTTTTTTGGATGGAATCTTTGTTTTTAGTGCCAGTTGCGGTTAGTACCACTATTGTTGTATCTTATCCATTGTTCTCACTAGTGGTTGACAAGATCATATATAATGAACGGATCTATAGAATCCAGTATATAGGATTAATCATGGGATTTATAGGTATAGCATTGTTTATGGAGCCAAGACTTATTGATGGATACAGTATATATGGTGTTATTCTGGCATTATTAGGTGCTGTCGCCGCCACGGGTTATTTCAGTATTGGTAGAAGAGTTAGAAAGATTGTTGATTTATTAGAATATACTACTATTGCATACTCTAGTGCAGCTATAACTTTGCTAATATATTCTCTAATCTCAGGTGCTAATTTGATACATTATGGTCTCAATAGCTATGTATACTTCTTTTTATTGGCAATAATTCCGATGCTTGGCGGACATACATTACTGAATTATGTTTTAAAATACATAAAAACAAGTTCTGCAACATCAATAGCCTTAGGGGAACCTGTTGGTGCATCAATATTAGCATATATTTTTCTTGGACAAATAATTACTACTATTCAAATATTCCTGATAATTCTAGTTTTATCCTCTATAATTCTAGTTTTATATCCTGATATAAGAAATGTCACAGAAGAGAAATAA